The following are from one region of the Mus caroli chromosome 13, CAROLI_EIJ_v1.1, whole genome shotgun sequence genome:
- the LOC110308103 gene encoding histone H2A type 1-B/E — protein sequence MSGRGKQGGKARAKAKTRSSRAGLQFPVGRVHRLLRKGNYSERVGAGAPVYLAAVLEYLTAEILELAGNAARDNKKTRIIPRHLQLAIRNDEELNKLLGRVTIAQGGVLPNIQAVLLPKKTESHHKAKGK from the coding sequence ATGTCTGGACGCGGCAAGCAGGGCGGCAAGGCTCGCGCCAAGGCCAAGACCCGCTCCTCCCGGGCCGGCCTGCAGTTCCCCGTGGGCCGCGTGCACCGGCTGCTCCGCAAGGGCAACTACTCGGAGCGCGTGGGCGCCGGCGCCCCGGTGTACCTGGCGGCCGTGCTGGAGTACCTGACGGCCGAGATCCTGGAGCTGGCGGGCAACGCGGCCCGCGACAACAAGAAGACGCGCATCATCCCGCGCCACCTGCAGCTGGCCATCCGCAACGACGAGGAGCTCAACAAGCTGCTGGGCCGCGTGACCATCGCGCAGGGCGGCGTCCTGCCCAACATCCAGGCCGtgctgctgcccaagaagacCGAGAGCCACCACAAGGCCAAGGGGAAATAA
- the LOC110308104 gene encoding histone H2B type 1-F/J/L-like translates to MPEPAKSAPAPKKGSKKAVTKAQKKDGKKRKRSRKEXYSVYVYKVLKQVHPDTGISSKAMGIMNSFVNDIFERIAXEASRLAHYNKRSTITSREIQTAVRLLLPGELAKHAVSEGTKAVTKYTSSK, encoded by the coding sequence ATGCCTGAGCCNGCGAAGTCCGCTCCCGCCCCGAAGAAGGGCTCCAAGAAGGCNGTGACCAAGGCCCAGAAGAAGGACGGCAAGAAGCGCAAGCGCAGCCGCAAGGAGAGNTACTCGGTGTACGTGTACAAGGTGCTGAAGCAAGTGCACCCCGACACCGGCATCTCCTCCAAGGCCATGGGCATCATGAACTCNTTCGTNAACGACATCTTCGAGCGCATCGCNNGCGAGGCGTCCCGCCTGGCGCATTACAACAAGCGCTCGACCATCACGTCCCGGGAGATCCAGACGGCCGTGCGCCTGCTGCTGCCCGGGGAGCTGGCCAAGCACGCCGTGTCGGAGGGCACCAAGGCCGTCACCAAGTACACCAGCTCCAAGTGA